In a genomic window of Lycium ferocissimum isolate CSIRO_LF1 chromosome 9, AGI_CSIRO_Lferr_CH_V1, whole genome shotgun sequence:
- the LOC132030408 gene encoding thylakoid lumenal protein TL20.3, chloroplastic, with product MALNSISLLPIKSINISSSSTCYYGVFIPQKSSKIVCQVESSNSNTEVKKWKAIVSTALAAAVITFSSNMTAVADLNKFEAETRGEFGIGSAAQFGSADLKKTVHTNENFRRANFTSADMRESDFSGSTFNGAYLEKAVAYKTNFSGADLSDTLMDRMVLNEANLTNAVLARSVLTRSDLGGAIIEGADFSDAVIDLLQKQALCKYASGTNPVTGVSTRKSLGCGNSRRNAYGSPSSPLLSAPPQKLLDRDGFCDPATGLCDAN from the exons atggcacttAATTCCATCTCCTTACTTCCCATAAAATCCATCAACATCTCCTCCTCGTCCACTTGTTATTATGGAGTTTTTATTCCTCAAAAATCATCCAAGATTGTTTGTCAAGTGGAAAGTTCAAATTCAAATACAGAAGTAAAGAAGTGGAAAGCCATAGTTTCAACTGCATTAGCAGCTGCAGTGATCACATTTAGCTCAAACATGACTGCTGTGGCAGACTTGAATAAGTTTGAGGCAGAAACTAGAGGTGAATTTGGTATTGGTTCTGCTGCTCAATTTGGTTCTGCAGATCTCAA GAAAACAGTTCATACAAATGAGAACTTCAG AAGAGCAAATTTCACATCTGCTGACATGAGGGAATCGGATTTTAGCGGTTCAACATTCAATGGTGCATATCTAGAGAAAGCAGTTGCATATAAAACAAACTTCTCAG GCGCAGATTTGAGCGACACGTTGATGGATCGGATG GTACTTAATGAAGCTAATCTCACTAATGCTGTTCTTGCTCGATCTGTTCTGACTCGGAGTGACCTTGGGGGTGCCATCATTGAAGGTGCTGATTTCAGTGATGCAGTTATAGACCTCCTGCAGAAACAG GCACTATGCAAGTATGCTAGTGGGACTAACCCTGTGACAGGGGTTAGCACCAGAAAAAGTCTAGGATGTGGAAACAGCAGACGAAATGCGTATGGAAGTCCATCTTCTCCTCTGCTTAGCGCTCCACCTCAGAAGTTGCTCGATCGGGATGGATTTTGTGATCCAGCTACTGGTCTCTGTGATGCAAACTGA
- the LOC132030409 gene encoding NAC domain-containing protein 7-like encodes MNSFTHVPPGFRFHPTDEELVDYYLRKKIASKRIDLDVIKEIDLYKIEPWDLQELCKIIGSEEQNEWYFFSHKDKKYPTGTRTNRATKAGFWKATGRDKAIYRKHLLIGMRKTLVFYKGRAPNGQKSDWIMHEYRLETNENGNTPQEEGWAVCRVFKKKLATTIRGEGHHQHESLCWYNDDQLVSNFMPDFDSPRRNFPNPYNPPVYQHPNPHYSSNIMQQPHNDAFLQLPQLESPKIPQSYGNNIINQIIAQPNSSIYNNNYDQAVDQVTDWRVLDKFVASQLSQQDGCSNMDNAACSSSPASEQMNLIHQNDTKGTEMASSDIGSLSASSSQVDLWK; translated from the exons ATGAATTCATTTACACATGTTCCTCCTGGTTTTAGATTCCACCCCACGGATGAAGAATTAGTTGATTATTACCTCAGGAAAAAGATTGCTTCTAAAAGAATTGACCTTGATGTCATTAAGGAAATTGACCTTTATAAAATCGAGCCATGGGATCTTCAAG aaCTGTGCAAAATTATAGGAAGTGAGGAGCAGAATGAATGGTACTTCTTTAGTCATAAAGACAAGAAGTATCCAACTGGAACTCGAACAAATAGAGCTACAAAAGCAGGATTTTGGAAAGCTACTGGAAGAGATAAGGCTATTTATCGTAAGCACCTTTTGATTGGAATGAGAAAGACTTTGGTATTTTACAAAGGTCGAGCACCAAATGGACAAAAATCGGATTGGATAATGCATGAGTACAGACTTGAAACCAATGAGAATGGGAATACTCCTCAG GAAGAAGGATGGGCAGTGTGTCGagtattcaagaaaaaattagcTACAACAATAAGGGGAGAAGGACATCATCAACACGAGTCACTATGTTGGTATAACGATGACCAATTAGTGTCTAATTTCATGCCTGATTTCGACTCTCCACGCCGTAATTTTCCAAATCCATATAATCCTCCAGTATACCAACATCCAAATCCTCATTATTCCAGCAATATTATGCAGCAGCCACATAATGATGCATTTCTCCAACTCCCTCAACTAGAGTCTCCAAAAATCCCTCAATCCTATGGAAACAATATTATCAACCAAATTATAGCACAGCCCAACTCCTCAATTTACAATAACAATTATGATCAAGCAGTGGATCAAGTGACCGATTGGCGAGTACTCGATAAATTTGTTGCATCTCAACTTAGTCAACAAGATGGTTGCAGCAACATGGACAATGCTGCTTGCTCCAGTTCCCCAGCTTCTGAACAAATGAACCTGATTCATCAAAATGATACTAAGGGAACAGAAATGGCTTCATCAGATATTGGCTCATTATCTGCTTCGAGTTCACAAGTTGATCTATGGAAgtaa